Within Elizabethkingia sp. JS20170427COW, the genomic segment TCCACCGAAGAATTTTTCTGGCCATTGGTGGTAAGAGGGATTGGTTTAGGCTTGCTTTTTGTACCGATTACTACGCTTTCATTATCTACCTTGCGAGGTAAAGAAATTGCCGAAGGTGCAGCTTTTACAGGGATGATGAGACAGTTAGGAGGATCCTTTGGGATTGCGATTATTACAACCTTCATTTCTAGAGATTCCCAAATGCACAGAGTAGATTTGATGTCTAAATTGGATATAACGAGAGGTGTTGTGGCAGACAGGGTGCAAGCCTACCAGCAAATGATGATGAGTAAAGGATATGTAGCAGAAGAAGCGCTTGGAAAAGCTTATAAATTATTAGAAGGCCAAGTAATGAAGCAGGCTATGGTGCTTACTTATGCCGATGTATTTTTATATTTAGGAGTATTATTTCTAGTTTGTATTCCTTTTGTATTGATGATTAAGCAGGGAAAATCCAAAGTTAATCCAGCGGATGTTTCCCATTAAAAAAGGTTGAATACTAACCATTAAAATAAGTATTTGAAAAGTAGAGTAGAGAGAGGGTATTTTGATAATATCCTCTCTTATCTTTTGCTCTTAAAGAAATCTTTCACAATTTTAGAACATTCTTCAGACATCACGTCACAAATAATTTCTGTTTTAGGATGAAGGCGAATTCCTTGGTTGATAAATCCTCTTTTTTCATCTCTAGCCCCAATAACTAACCTCGAGAGTTGAGACCAGGTTAATGCCCCAGCACACATCACACAAGGTTCCATGGTAACATATAAAGTGCAATTGATGAGGTATTTACCGCCTAAGAAGTTAGCAGCGGAAGTTATCGCTTGCATTTCTGCATGGGCTGTAACATCATTTAATTGTTCGGTAAGATTATGTGCTCTTGCGATGATTCTATTATTAAAAACGACAATACACCCTACAGGTACTTCATCTTTTTCTCTTGCAAGCTCTGCCTCTTGATATGCGAGTTTCATGAAATACTCATCTGTAAACATAGCTGTATTTTTTTTCAAATATACTAGCTTTTTCCTTAAAGTGGCTTAACAAGGAGTTTTTTATGAAGTAAAAGAAATACAAATATATCTTAATGTGGAAATCAACCTATGGTTTTTATAGGGGTGTGATTCGTATAAATGTTAAATTTTAAAAATTAACCATAAAAAAACAGGGGTGTTTTAAATTTATATTGTAAAAAAAATTACATTTGTACCGTTAAAAACATCATTTATGTCCATATTAAGATTCAAAGCGTTACAAGAATTGCCTTTCATTAACTATAGAAAGGACAATCAAGTTGAAATTCCAGCGAAACTTTCAGAACTTTTCTGCCAAAATGTATTCTCGGAATATACCATGAGAGAATATCTAACAAAAGAAGCTTTTAGCTCTATCAAAAGTGCAATTGATAAAGGAACTAAGATCCCTAGAGATATTGCAGACCATGTAGCAGTAGCGATGAAAGATTGGGCAATTTCTAAAGGAGTTACCCACTATACTCACTGGTTTCAGCCTCTTACTGGTGCAACAGCTGAAAAACACGATTCATTTTTCTCTCCAGTAGAAGGAGATAGAGCTATTGAGCATTTCAGTGGTAAAATGTTGATTCAACAAGAACCAGATGCTTCTTCTTTCCCTAATGGAGGAATAAGAAACACTTTTGAAGCTAGAGGATATACAGCTTGGGATCCAACTTCTCCTGCGTTTATCATGGGGACAACGTTATGTATTCCTTCTATTTTTATTTCTTACACTGGAGAAACTTTAGATTACAAAACTCCGTTGTTAAGAGCACTTAATGCAATAGATGAAGCAGCATCTGATGTTTGTAAAGCTTATTTTGATAAGGATATTACGAAGATTACACCGACTTTAGGTTGGGAGCAAGAGTACTTCTTAATAGACTCCTCATTATACATGTCTCGTCCAGATTTAGTAATGACAGGAAAAACCTTGTTAGGTCATTCCCCAGCAAAAGGACAGCAATTAGACGACCATTACTTCGGTTCTATCCCAACAAGGGTGATGAATTTTATGAAAGAATTGGAAGTAGAGTGTATGAAGTTAGGTATCCCAGTAACTACTCGTCATAATGAAGTGGCTCCTAACCAGTTTGAGTTAGCTCCAATGTTTGAAGAGGTAAATGTGGCGGTAGATCACAACTCTCTATTAATGGATCTTATGGCAAGAGTGGCACATAAACACCACTTCCACATTTTGTTCCATGAAAAACCATTTGCAGGAGTTAATGGTAGTGGTAAGCATAATAACTGGAGTTTAGCAACCAACACAGGAGAAAACCTATTGAGCCCAGGAAAAAACCCTAAAAAGAATTTGCGTTTCCTTACTTTCTTTGTGAATACTCTTAAAGCAGTTCATGAATATGCAGACTTATTAAGAGCAAGTATAGCATCGGCAAGTAACGACCATAGATTAGGAGCTAATGAAGCACCTCCTGCTATTATTTCAGCCTTTATCGGTTCTCAATTATTCTCCGTTTTAGAAGAATTGGAGAAAGTAACAGATGGTAAACTAACCCCTGAAGAAAAAACTGATTTAAAATTAAATGTTGTAGGTAAAATTCCAGAAATTTTATTGGATAATACCGATAGAAACAGAACTTCTCCTTTTGCATTTACAGGTAATAAATTTGAAATCCGTGCTGTAGGTTCTACTGCTAACTGTGCAGAACCAATGACGGTGATGAATACTATCGTTGCAAAACAATTAAAAGTATTTAAAGCAGAAGTAGATGCTCTTATCGAAGAAGGATTGAAAAAAGATGAAGCAATCTTTAACATCCTTAGAGAGTATATTAAAGACTGTAAAACAATTTTATTTGAAGGAGATGGTTACTCTTCAGATTGGGAAGTAGAAGCTGCAAAAAGAGGGCTAAACAACCTTAAAACTACTCCAGAAGCTCTTAGACATGAATTGAATCCTAAATTTATAGAACTATATGAAGAATTAGGAATCTTAACTCAAAGAGAATTTGAAGCTCGTAATGAAATAAAATTCGAAAAATACTCAACCGTTATTGATATCGAGGCGAGAGTGTTGGCTGATGTAGCGAGAAACCACATTATTCCTGCTGCACTTAATTATCAAAACCGTTTGATAGAGAATGTTAAAGGGCTTAAAGAAATTTTTGGAGATCCTGAATTCAGAACTTTAGCTAAAGAACAAATGAGCTTGATTACTCAGATTTCTGAAAACGTATCTCAAATCAAACTAGGGGTAGACCAATTATTAGAGACTAAAGAAAAAGCGAAACAAACTAAAGATAGCCACAAACAAGCGGAAATCTATTGCAGTGAAGTGAAGCCTTTATTTGATAATATTAGAGAAGCTTCCGATGCATTGGAAATGATGGTAGATGATGAACTTTGGCCAATGACTAAGTATAGAGAATTGCTATTTACTAGATAATTGCAATTTTGTTAAAGAATCTTAATAAAATAAAACGACAAGTCTGTATTTTTAGAGGCTTGTCGTTTGTTTTTGGTTTAACATCTGCAAATAAGGTGTTAAAAAAAGTTAAAAAATTAAGATAGAAACCATCAATTAGGCTTCATTAATAATCAATTAGCTATTTTTGCTAGGTCAGTTAATAAAAATAACACAATTAGATATATTTATGAAGAAAAGAGTTTCACTTTACTTAATAGCCATGTTGGGAGTTTTATCTCTTCAATCATGTGTTTCTAATTATGTGGTTTCTAATCCAATAGAATACAAAACAGATGCCAAATTAGCATCAATCAATCAATATAAATTAGCAGAAGCTAAAAAAGAAATTGCAAATTCAACCGACCCTCAAGCGGTAGCTGTGATTAAGTTAGATAAAACTCAGGTGCAAAATGCAATTTCTGATATTCTTAAAAGAGAAAATACTATCGATGATATCTTAAAAGAAGCTTATACTTACATTGGGACTCCGTATCGTTACGGGGGGACTACCCGAAGCGGAATTGATTGTTCTGCTTTTGTTTTGTCCGTATTTGGGGAAAATGGGGTAGATTTGCCAAGAGTAGCAGCAGCTCAAGCAAAAGAAGGAGAATCAATCTCTAAGCAAGATTTGAAAAAAGGAGATCTTGTTTTTTTCTCACATAGAGGAAGAGGTAGAATTTCTCACGTAGGAATTGTAGAAGAGGTAACACCAGAAGGAGATGTTAAATTTATTCATTCTGCAACCTCAAAGGGAGTGATGATTTCTTCTTTAGAAGATAACTACTGGGGGCCGAGATTTACTTACGCAAAACGAATTATTACAGATTAAAATAGAAAGCTACCTTTTAAGGTAGCTTTTATTTTTGCCCTATTTCAAAAGTTGAGCCGAGTGATTTTTGGTTTCTACTTTACTGATGACTTCCGTACAGATACTATTCTCATCAAAAACAAAAGTAGTCCTTACAATTCCCATAAATTCACGACCCATAAATTTTTTCAGTTGCCAAACGCCAAACGCTTCAATAACTTCTTTATGGGTATCTGCTAAAAGATTAAAAGGAAGCCCATTTTTATCCGCAAATTTCTTTTGTCGGCTTTCTTCATCAGCACTTACTCCCAATAGCTCAAATCCAGCTTCTTTCAATTCGGTATAATGATCCCTTAAGTTGCACGCTTCTGCTGTACAGCCTGGGGTACTCGCTTTTGGGTAGAAGAAGACTATTAGTTTTCTTCCTAAGTAATTTTTAGAGCTAATAGTTTCTCCATTTTGGTTAATACCGTTAAAGTTTGGTAATTTATCGCCTACTTGTAACATAATTTTTATTTTTGTTTAGGTAAAATTACATTTAATATGACGAAAAAGCAAAGGGCTGTATTGGTGATTCAAGAGTTGGAAAAACTATATCCTGAGGTTGCTATTCCGCTAGATCATTTTGATCCTTATACTTTATTGGTAGCCGTTGCTTTATCGGCACAAACGACCGATAAAAAAGTAAATGAGGTAACTCCCATTCTTTTTTCTCATGCAAAAACTCCTTTTGAGATGAGAAAATTAGAGGTGGAAGAAATTAAAGATCTTATTAAAGAGATAGGTCTTTCCAATACTAAAGCTAAAAACCTAAAAGCAATGGCGGAAATGCTAGTGGAAAAACATAATGGAGTAGTCCCTCAATCATTTGAGGAGCTAGAAGAATTGCCAGGGGTTGGACATAAAACCGCTTCTGTAGTAATGGCACAGGCTTTTAATATTCCTGCCTTTCCTGTAGATACCCATATCCATCGGTTGATGACACAATGGAAACTGTCGGAAGGTAAAAATGTAAAACAAGTGGAAAAGGATGCAAAAAAACTTTTTCCTAAGGATAAATGGAATAAGTTGCACATCCAGATTATTCTGTATGGAAGAGAATATTCCCCCGCAAGAGGAAAAGGAGAAAAAGATTTTTTAACAAAAATGTTATTTGAAAAACCTATAAAAAGAGCCTAATTTTATTTCTTCTCTAAGAAATAGAGTAGTTTGAAAATGAATGGATTTTGTTAAACTATTATAAAAATAAGACTATTGTAAAAAAAACCTTATTTTTGCAAATCAAATAGGCTTACCGAGAAAAAAGCTCTTAAGGCCAAGTATTAATATATGAAAAAGATTTTAACTGTAATGATTCTAGCTTTTGTAGTTTCTTCTTGTAATAAGGAGTTCGACAAGGCTATGAAAAGTACTGATAAGGAGGTTATTCTCCAAACTGCAGATAAGTATTTTGAACAAAAAAAGTGGAGACAAGCTCTTGCCTTATACGAAAGATTACCCAATCTTGTAGCAGGAACCGATGACGCTGCAAATGTGAATTTTAAATCTGCGTATGCCAATTACTACGATAGAAACTATAAACTAGCAGGACACCAATTTAAAAGTTTTGTGGTAGCCAACCCTCAAGACTCTAGAAAGGAAGAAGCCGCTTATATGTCGGCAATTTGCTACTATCAAGATTCTAGAGATTATAATTTGGATCAAGAGAGTACCCTATCTGCAATTAATGAATTACAGGACTTTTTAAATACTTATCCAAATTCTGAGAGAGCAAAAAATATCTCTCAGTTAATTGATGAACTGTCATATAAACTAGAGTTTAAAGCATATGAAAGCGCTAGACAGTATTATAAAATGGCAGATTATAAAGCAGCTGTTATCGTTTTTGAAAATGTATTGGAAGATTATCCTGCAACCAAGTTAAAGGATAAAATTGTAAATTACATCTTAAAGTCCAAAGAACAGTTGGCAATACATTCGGTATATGACTTAAAAGAGGAAAGACTAGATAATGCTTTGGCTTATACAAGACAAGTTGAATTAGAATTTCCGAATACTGAAAACTCAAAAGAAGCGCTAGAAGTAAGAAAGCACTTGGAAGATGCTAAAGTTGCTTTTGAAAAAACTAAAAAAGAAGTAGAAGCAAGAAAAGCAGAAAGAGAAGCTAAATTAAAAAAATTAAATGCTGATTTGGACAGCAAAAAGATTGAAGAAATTGATAAAACTACCGAAGCCGCTAAAGATTACGTGAAAAAAGTTAGAGAATTGCGTAAAGATTCAGCACAAAAAAGCACACCTAAGCCGGCAGCAATTATCAATTTAAAAAATAAAAAGTAATTTTATATAAATAAATACCCACTAAAATGAGCGTTAAAGATTCTAAAGCACCTGTAAACACCATCACTTACGATAGAAACAAAATCGAAGAAAAAGTAGGAAGTATCTACGAAGCTATTGTAATTATGGGAAAAAGAGCAGAACAGATTAATGCTGAGATAAGAACAGAACTTCATCAAAAATTAGATGAATTCGCAGTTCATAACTCTACGCTTGAAGAAGTTTTTGAAAATAGAGAGCAAATCGAAATCTCTAAAAATTATGAAAGACTTCCTAAGCCAACATCTATTGCTGTTCAGGAATGGTTAGATGATGAAGTTTATTTTCGTAATACCGAAGAGAATAAATAGTAGAAATTTAGAATTTAAGATAGCTGAGAAGATGTTTTTGTAAAAAGACATCTTTTCGTCGTTATTGTAACCTAAAAGTTTTGATATGAAAAGCATCTTTGCAAAAAAGAAAGTATTAATAGGCGTTACCGCAGGAATAGCAGCCTATAAAATCCATTTTTTAATTCGGAATCTTATAAAAAAAGGTGCCGAAGTAAAAGTAATGATGACTCCCGATGCACAAAACTTTGTTACACCACTTAGTCTTTCTACACTTTCTAAAAATCCAGTAATTACAGATTTTTATTCCCAAGACGGAACTTGGCACAACCATGTCGAATTGGCGCTATGGGCTGATGTTTTGTTAATTGCTCCTTGTACCACCAATACTTTAGCAAAATTAGCCAATGGACTGTCGGATAACTTCTTGGTGGCAACTTATCTTTCGGCAAAATGCCCTGTGATGATAGCTCCCGCCATGGACTTGGATATGTATGCACACCCCTCTACAGAAGCGAATTTAACAAAGCTTCAGAATTATGGAAATAGGATTGTCCCTGCCGAAGAAGGCGAGCTGGCAAGTGGACTGGTAGGAAAGGGAAGAATGGCAGAGCCAGAAACGATAGAAGCTTATCTTGAAGATTATTTTTACACCAGCGACTATCATTCCGAACTAAAAGGTAAAAAGCTGTTAATTACAGCAGGACCAACTTATGAGCCTATTGATCCTGTTCGTTTCATAGGGAACCATTCCTCAGGGAAAATGGGATTTGCTATTGCTGAAGAGGCAAGCCGAAGAGGGGCTGAAGTTATTTTAATCTCAGGGCCTACTGCACTTCAGCCTATACATAGCAAAATAAAGAGGATATCGGTGAAATCCGCTAAGGAAATGATGGAAGAGGTATTCAACTACTATGAGGAGGTTGATGTGGCAATTATGAGTGCTGCTGTAGCAGACTACACTCCTAAGGTTGTCGCGGATCAAAAAATTAAAAAGAATGATGCTGAATTTACGATAGAGCTTATCAAGAATCCAGATATTTTGAAAACAATGGGTGAGCAGAAAACCCATCAATTGTTGGTAGGATTCGCCTTGGAAACCCAAAATGAAGAGGAAAATGCCAAAGGAAAGCTACAGCGTAAGAATCTGGATTTTATCGTATTAAATTCATTGCAGGATTCTGGGGCCGGATTCCAAAAAGACACCAATAAAATTAAAATTTTTACAAAAGACCAAGAGGTTTTTGATTTTGGATTGAAATCTAAAAATGAAGTAGCACAAGACATTCTGAATCTTGTAGAAGAAAAATTGAAAGCTTAGTTTTTTAGCAATCCTAAAAATAGTATTTTAGCTAAAAATTTAGGATGAAAAAAATAATTGCGATTTTTCTACTTTCCTTAGGAGCTTTTGTATATGGACAAGAACTACAAGCAAATGTAACGGTAAGTGCCCAACAGATAGGAGGCTCTAACCAACAGGTGTACCGTACTCTGGAAAAATCACTTAAAGATTTTATCAATAATACCAGTTGGACAGGAAGGAGACTTCAATCTTTTGAAAAGGTGAAATGTGCCTTTTCAATTATTATTTCCGAGAGAAATTCCAATTCGTTCAAAGGTTCTATTATCGTACAATCTACAAGACCCGTATATAAAAGTTTGTACGACTCTCCAATACTTAATATTAATGATCAAAATTTTAGTTTCGAATATATAGAAAATGAAAACTTCGTTTTTAATGACAGACAGTTTTCAGGAAAAAACCTTATCGATGTAGTAGGCTTTTACGTTTACTTAATTTTAGGGTATGATGCAGATAGCTTTCAAGCAAAAGGAGGAACTCCTTGGTTTGAGAAATCTCAGAAAATTGCTAGAAATGCCGTAGGACAACAAAAATATGAAGGTTGGAATCCTACCGAAGGTCCAAGAGTGAGAGGAACTTTAATCGATAGAATATTGGCTCCTTCTAACAATAATCTTCGCAATATTATGTATGGATACCATCGTTTGGGGTTGGATCTTTTATCGACTAATGAAACCCAAGCAAAACAATCTATTTTCAATCAATTGATGGGATTACAAGCTTATGAGAGCGACTTTCAGATGAATTATCCTTTTTCTTTATTCATCGATGGAAAGAAAACAGAAATTTTCAATATATTCAATACAGGAAATAATGGATCGGTGAAT encodes:
- a CDS encoding nucleoside deaminase, producing MFTDEYFMKLAYQEAELAREKDEVPVGCIVVFNNRIIARAHNLTEQLNDVTAHAEMQAITSAANFLGGKYLINCTLYVTMEPCVMCAGALTWSQLSRLVIGARDEKRGFINQGIRLHPKTEIICDVMSEECSKIVKDFFKSKR
- a CDS encoding glutamine synthetase III, with the protein product MSILRFKALQELPFINYRKDNQVEIPAKLSELFCQNVFSEYTMREYLTKEAFSSIKSAIDKGTKIPRDIADHVAVAMKDWAISKGVTHYTHWFQPLTGATAEKHDSFFSPVEGDRAIEHFSGKMLIQQEPDASSFPNGGIRNTFEARGYTAWDPTSPAFIMGTTLCIPSIFISYTGETLDYKTPLLRALNAIDEAASDVCKAYFDKDITKITPTLGWEQEYFLIDSSLYMSRPDLVMTGKTLLGHSPAKGQQLDDHYFGSIPTRVMNFMKELEVECMKLGIPVTTRHNEVAPNQFELAPMFEEVNVAVDHNSLLMDLMARVAHKHHFHILFHEKPFAGVNGSGKHNNWSLATNTGENLLSPGKNPKKNLRFLTFFVNTLKAVHEYADLLRASIASASNDHRLGANEAPPAIISAFIGSQLFSVLEELEKVTDGKLTPEEKTDLKLNVVGKIPEILLDNTDRNRTSPFAFTGNKFEIRAVGSTANCAEPMTVMNTIVAKQLKVFKAEVDALIEEGLKKDEAIFNILREYIKDCKTILFEGDGYSSDWEVEAAKRGLNNLKTTPEALRHELNPKFIELYEELGILTQREFEARNEIKFEKYSTVIDIEARVLADVARNHIIPAALNYQNRLIENVKGLKEIFGDPEFRTLAKEQMSLITQISENVSQIKLGVDQLLETKEKAKQTKDSHKQAEIYCSEVKPLFDNIREASDALEMMVDDELWPMTKYRELLFTR
- a CDS encoding C40 family peptidase codes for the protein MKKRVSLYLIAMLGVLSLQSCVSNYVVSNPIEYKTDAKLASINQYKLAEAKKEIANSTDPQAVAVIKLDKTQVQNAISDILKRENTIDDILKEAYTYIGTPYRYGGTTRSGIDCSAFVLSVFGENGVDLPRVAAAQAKEGESISKQDLKKGDLVFFSHRGRGRISHVGIVEEVTPEGDVKFIHSATSKGVMISSLEDNYWGPRFTYAKRIITD
- the bcp gene encoding thioredoxin-dependent thiol peroxidase: MLQVGDKLPNFNGINQNGETISSKNYLGRKLIVFFYPKASTPGCTAEACNLRDHYTELKEAGFELLGVSADEESRQKKFADKNGLPFNLLADTHKEVIEAFGVWQLKKFMGREFMGIVRTTFVFDENSICTEVISKVETKNHSAQLLK
- the nth gene encoding endonuclease III, producing MTKKQRAVLVIQELEKLYPEVAIPLDHFDPYTLLVAVALSAQTTDKKVNEVTPILFSHAKTPFEMRKLEVEEIKDLIKEIGLSNTKAKNLKAMAEMLVEKHNGVVPQSFEELEELPGVGHKTASVVMAQAFNIPAFPVDTHIHRLMTQWKLSEGKNVKQVEKDAKKLFPKDKWNKLHIQIILYGREYSPARGKGEKDFLTKMLFEKPIKRA
- the bamD gene encoding outer membrane protein assembly factor BamD, with the translated sequence MKKILTVMILAFVVSSCNKEFDKAMKSTDKEVILQTADKYFEQKKWRQALALYERLPNLVAGTDDAANVNFKSAYANYYDRNYKLAGHQFKSFVVANPQDSRKEEAAYMSAICYYQDSRDYNLDQESTLSAINELQDFLNTYPNSERAKNISQLIDELSYKLEFKAYESARQYYKMADYKAAVIVFENVLEDYPATKLKDKIVNYILKSKEQLAIHSVYDLKEERLDNALAYTRQVELEFPNTENSKEALEVRKHLEDAKVAFEKTKKEVEARKAEREAKLKKLNADLDSKKIEEIDKTTEAAKDYVKKVRELRKDSAQKSTPKPAAIINLKNKK
- a CDS encoding DNA-directed RNA polymerase subunit omega, which encodes MSVKDSKAPVNTITYDRNKIEEKVGSIYEAIVIMGKRAEQINAEIRTELHQKLDEFAVHNSTLEEVFENREQIEISKNYERLPKPTSIAVQEWLDDEVYFRNTEENK
- the coaBC gene encoding bifunctional phosphopantothenoylcysteine decarboxylase/phosphopantothenate--cysteine ligase CoaBC, with translation MKSIFAKKKVLIGVTAGIAAYKIHFLIRNLIKKGAEVKVMMTPDAQNFVTPLSLSTLSKNPVITDFYSQDGTWHNHVELALWADVLLIAPCTTNTLAKLANGLSDNFLVATYLSAKCPVMIAPAMDLDMYAHPSTEANLTKLQNYGNRIVPAEEGELASGLVGKGRMAEPETIEAYLEDYFYTSDYHSELKGKKLLITAGPTYEPIDPVRFIGNHSSGKMGFAIAEEASRRGAEVILISGPTALQPIHSKIKRISVKSAKEMMEEVFNYYEEVDVAIMSAAVADYTPKVVADQKIKKNDAEFTIELIKNPDILKTMGEQKTHQLLVGFALETQNEEENAKGKLQRKNLDFIVLNSLQDSGAGFQKDTNKIKIFTKDQEVFDFGLKSKNEVAQDILNLVEEKLKA
- a CDS encoding DUF4835 family protein — protein: MKKIIAIFLLSLGAFVYGQELQANVTVSAQQIGGSNQQVYRTLEKSLKDFINNTSWTGRRLQSFEKVKCAFSIIISERNSNSFKGSIIVQSTRPVYKSLYDSPILNINDQNFSFEYIENENFVFNDRQFSGKNLIDVVGFYVYLILGYDADSFQAKGGTPWFEKSQKIARNAVGQQKYEGWNPTEGPRVRGTLIDRILAPSNNNLRNIMYGYHRLGLDLLSTNETQAKQSIFNQLMGLQAYESDFQMNYPFSLFIDGKKTEIFNIFNTGNNGSVNLNNLRNLLNTMAPKESDIYWNKWK